The following coding sequences are from one Dermacentor silvarum isolate Dsil-2018 chromosome 4, BIME_Dsil_1.4, whole genome shotgun sequence window:
- the LOC119450699 gene encoding DNA endonuclease RBBP8: MCPWFVLRAEQNGKKQTKLSDRYFLSINRTTVPATRSSSRSTKKELSQTHVDTHFMEDSLFSMQRKHVDPDETFVSPELLQGFKTPVLATVSGSPGALDNGGTTEVKQDSDNAGGNRAEEASSSSQEEPIKYHNSPVRKRADRQRLPAHDCKECQEFYGRLALPEAQRKDLLRKCSRHRAHYAPPSTPENFWELEFPDTQECRERGYLNATQKYVFGSKGLRKDGRR, translated from the exons ATGTGTCCATGGTTCGTCCTCCGAGCAGAGCAAAACGGAAAAAAACAGACCAAGCTATCTGACAG GTACTTCCTCTCGATAAACCGCACGACAGTCCCTGCAACTAGGTCCTCCAGCAGATCCACAAAAAAGGAATTGTCGCAGACTCACGTGGACACTCATTTCATGGAGGACTCACTTTTCTCGATGCAGAGGAAGCACGTCGACCCAGACGAGACGTTTGTTTCACCCGAACTTCTGCAAGGTTTCAAGACGCCAGTTTTGGCCACAGTTTCGGGCTCGCCAGGTGCTCTGGACAATGGTGGCACCACTGAAGTCAAACAAG ATTCAGACAATGCTGGAGGCAACCGTGCTGAAgaagccagcagcagcagccaaga GGAGCCGATCAAGTATCACAACAGTCCCGTGCGCAAGAGGGCGGATCGCCAGCGGCTACCGGCGCACGACTGCAAGGAGTGCCAGGAG TTCTACGGCCGGCTGGCCTTACCCGAAGCCCAGCGCAAGGATCTGCTGCGCAAGTGCTCGCGCCACCGGGCCCACTACGCTCCTCCGTCGACGCCCGAGAACTTTTGGGAGCTCGAATTTCCGGACACGCAGGAGTGCCGAGAGAGGG
- the LOC119450702 gene encoding N-alpha-acetyltransferase 40-like: MVRSRKSTKQVNIGPLLVRTANESPDPLQAAVAEPAVYTRDDLRVRVSCIRATAAPNDLREWAFDLVSRNMRDLYEASQWGWSENAKRKELGHRDAWYLVARLEEDDSPVGFIHFR; encoded by the exons ATGGTCCGCAGCCGCAAATCCACCAAGCAAGTCAACATAGGGCCGCTCCTTGTCCGAACGGCCAACGAATCACCTGACCCATtgcaagctgcagttgccgagccGGCTGTCTACACCAGGGATGACCTCAGG GTACGAGTGAGCTGCATCCGTGCCACAGCAGCCCCCAATGACCTTCGCGAATGGGCCTTTGACCTGGTGTCTCGCAACATGCGCGACCTCTACGAGGCCAGCCAGTGGGGCTGGAGTGAAAACGCCAAGCGCAAGGAGCTGGGCCACCGAGACGCCTGGTACCTGGTGGCACGCCTAGAGGAGGACGACTCGCCGGTCGGCTTCATCCACTTTCGGTGA